The Papaver somniferum cultivar HN1 chromosome 3, ASM357369v1, whole genome shotgun sequence genome includes a region encoding these proteins:
- the LOC113356917 gene encoding uncharacterized protein LOC113356917, whose protein sequence is MVSVRSLLKDWKTYSFEDKAKVLSLYLIGVETKIERHDYLTKRAVRKDVEIVKNLLIKLNEETRSTEINGFKLQLKYRRALIGIARIELFLWGVLNNSKDDICKEHKDWMMEKNIHRMNKDEILASIWELEQSESGFVFVLQERGAKVPKKPKETVQTESSNFQAIQRKKEEYMILNQKIECLFIEMKKLAEPFRECKPRYTFDGYRQKAETILELLLIKLEAFGA, encoded by the exons ATGGTTTCAGTGCGTAGCCTTCTAAAAGATTGGAAAACTTACTCATTTGAAGATAAAGCAAAAGTTTTGAGCCTATATTTGATAGGTGTAGAAACTAAAATAGAACGTCATGATTATCTCACAAAACGTGCAGTACGCAAAGATGTTGAAATCGTCAAG aatctGCTGATAAAGCTCAATGAAGAAACGAGAAGTACTGAAATAAATGGCTTTAAGCTCCAGCTCAAATACCGCAGAGCATTAATAGGAATAGCTAGA ATTGAGCTTTTTTTGTGGGGTGTCTTAAACAACTCTAAAGATGATATTTGCAAAGAGCATAAAGATTGGATGATGGAGAAGAACATACACCGTATGAACAAAGATGAAATTTTAGCTTCGATTTGGGAGTTGGAACAATCTGAATCGGGATTTGTCTTTGTATTACAAGAGAGGGGGGCTAAGGTACCGAAGAAGCCAAAAGAGACGGTTCAAACGGAGAGTAGCAACTTCCAAGCAAtccaaagaaaaaaagaggagTACATGATTTTGAACCAGAAAATAGAATGCTTATTTATTGAAATGAAGAAGCTCGCAGAACCTTTCAGGGAATGTAAACCAAGATATACATTTGACGGGTACAGACAGAAAGCTGAAACTATTTTGGAACTCTTATTGATCAAGCTGGAAGCATTTGGTGCTTAG